One stretch of Streptomyces sp. NBC_01363 DNA includes these proteins:
- a CDS encoding DUF1003 domain-containing protein, with protein MAAEERSKTTPTGASGIARPPRSRLDQPKDPRRRMLPDYDPEAFGRLSERIARFLGTGRFIVWMTLVIIVWLLWNVFAPVDLRFDPYPFIFLTLMLSLQASYAAPLILLAQNRQDDRDRVTHEQDRKQNERSIADTEYLTREIASLRMGLGEVATRDWIRSELEDLAKDLDDRLPLLPAESDEDR; from the coding sequence GTGGCCGCTGAGGAACGCTCGAAGACGACGCCGACGGGGGCCTCGGGCATCGCGCGCCCGCCCCGTTCCCGGCTGGACCAGCCGAAGGACCCGCGCCGGCGGATGCTGCCCGACTACGACCCCGAGGCGTTCGGCCGGCTCTCCGAGCGGATCGCCCGCTTCCTGGGCACCGGACGGTTCATCGTCTGGATGACGCTGGTCATCATCGTCTGGTTGCTGTGGAACGTCTTCGCGCCCGTGGACCTGCGGTTCGACCCGTACCCGTTCATCTTCCTGACGCTGATGCTGTCGCTCCAGGCCTCGTACGCGGCCCCGCTGATCCTGCTCGCGCAGAACCGGCAGGACGACCGCGACCGGGTCACCCACGAGCAGGACCGCAAGCAGAACGAGCGCTCCATCGCGGACACCGAGTACCTCACGCGGGAGATCGCCTCGCTGCGGATGGGGCTCGGCGAGGTCGCCACCCGCGACTGGATCCGCTCCGAACTGGAGGACCTCGCGAAGGACCTCGACGACCGGCTCCCCCTGCTCCCGGCCGAGAGTGACGAAGACCGCTGA
- a CDS encoding sec-independent translocase — MFNDIGVLELATLAILGVLIFGPDKLPKVIQDASRFIRKIREFSESAKEDIRTELGPEFKDFEFEDLNPKTFVRKQLMDGNDDLGLKEIRESFDLRKDLAEVTDAVNGRESKDVESADSRSSVSSGSAITAANGSAGAPDLLKKRDQPGKDDRPPFDADAT, encoded by the coding sequence GTGTTCAATGACATAGGCGTACTCGAGCTGGCGACGCTCGCGATTCTGGGCGTGCTGATCTTCGGCCCGGACAAGCTGCCCAAGGTCATCCAGGACGCCTCGCGCTTCATCCGCAAGATCCGTGAGTTCTCGGAGAGCGCCAAGGAGGACATCCGTACGGAGCTCGGCCCGGAGTTCAAGGACTTCGAGTTCGAGGACCTCAACCCCAAGACGTTCGTCCGCAAGCAGCTCATGGACGGCAATGACGACCTGGGGCTGAAGGAGATCCGCGAGAGCTTCGACCTGCGCAAGGATCTTGCCGAGGTCACCGACGCGGTGAACGGCCGGGAGAGCAAGGACGTGGAGTCCGCGGACTCCCGGAGCAGCGTGTCGAGCGGCTCGGCGATCACCGCCGCCAACGGCTCCGCCGGTGCTCCGGACCTGCTCAAGAAGCGTGACCAGCCCGGCAAGGACGACCGGCCACCGTTCGACGCCGACGCCACCTGA
- a CDS encoding Mrp/NBP35 family ATP-binding protein encodes MATEDAVLEALATVNDPEIHRPITELGMVKSVEIDADGAVAVTVYLTVSGCPMRETITKNVTDAVARVEGVSRVDVTLDVMSDEQRKELASSLRGGTAEREVPFAKPGSLTRVYAVASGKGGVGKSSVTVNLAAAMAADGLKVGVVDADIYGHSVPRMLGADGKPTQVENMIMPPSAHGVKVISIGMFTPGNAPVVWRGPMLHRALQQFLADVYWGDLDVLLLDLPPGTGDIAISVAQLVPNAEILVVTTPQQAAAEVAERAGSIAVQTHQKIVGVVENMSGMPCPHCDEMVDVFGSGGGARVAEGLTKTVGAEVPVLGSIPIDVRLREGGDEGKPVVLSDPDSPAGKALRTIADKLGGRQRGLSGMSLGITPRNKF; translated from the coding sequence ATGGCTACGGAAGACGCGGTGCTTGAGGCACTGGCGACAGTGAACGACCCGGAGATCCACCGTCCGATCACCGAACTGGGCATGGTGAAATCGGTCGAGATCGATGCTGACGGTGCGGTCGCTGTCACGGTCTACCTCACGGTCTCGGGCTGCCCGATGCGCGAGACGATCACCAAGAACGTGACGGACGCGGTCGCCCGTGTCGAGGGCGTCTCGCGGGTCGACGTCACGCTCGACGTGATGAGCGACGAACAGCGCAAGGAACTCGCGTCCTCGCTGCGCGGCGGCACGGCGGAGCGCGAGGTGCCGTTCGCCAAGCCCGGCTCGCTGACCCGCGTCTACGCGGTCGCGTCCGGCAAGGGCGGCGTCGGCAAGTCGTCCGTGACGGTGAACCTGGCGGCCGCGATGGCGGCCGACGGCCTCAAGGTCGGTGTCGTGGACGCGGACATCTACGGGCACAGCGTGCCGCGGATGCTCGGTGCGGACGGCAAGCCGACCCAGGTCGAGAACATGATCATGCCGCCGTCGGCGCACGGCGTGAAGGTCATCTCCATCGGCATGTTCACCCCGGGCAACGCCCCGGTGGTGTGGCGCGGACCGATGCTCCACCGCGCACTCCAGCAGTTCCTCGCCGATGTGTACTGGGGCGACCTCGACGTCCTCCTGCTCGACCTGCCGCCGGGCACCGGCGACATCGCGATCTCGGTGGCGCAGCTCGTGCCGAACGCCGAGATCCTGGTCGTCACGACCCCGCAGCAGGCGGCGGCCGAGGTGGCCGAGCGGGCCGGCTCGATCGCCGTGCAGACCCACCAGAAGATCGTCGGCGTCGTCGAGAACATGTCGGGCATGCCGTGCCCGCACTGCGACGAGATGGTCGACGTGTTCGGCTCGGGCGGCGGCGCGCGGGTCGCCGAGGGCCTGACGAAGACGGTCGGCGCGGAGGTGCCGGTGCTCGGCTCCATCCCGATCGACGTACGGCTGCGCGAGGGCGGCGACGAGGGCAAGCCGGTCGTCCTGTCCGACCCCGACTCCCCGGCCGGCAAGGCGCTGCGTACCATCGCGGACAAGCTGGGCGGCCGTCAGCGCGGCCTGTCGGGCATGTCGCTGGGCATCACCCCGCGCAACAAGTTCTGA